Proteins encoded by one window of Polaribacter haliotis:
- a CDS encoding alpha-L-fucosidase — MKKCLGLFVFLLSIVSCNTSKEELPKTSSTIAIDADDTKDSIIYKAAHVVPTKNQYEALKNEYIAFIHFGPNTFTRMEWGNGMEDPKIFDLKNLDTDQWCKAMKDAQMKMVVITVKHHDGFVLWQSRYTKHGIMSSGFKDGKGDVLKELSASCQKYGLKLGVYLSPADLYQIENKEGLYGNLSKYTDREIPRKVEGRPFKNKTTFTFNVDDYNEYFLNQLFELLTEYGPIHEVWFDGAHPKRKGGQKYNYIAWKKLISTLAPEAVIFGKQDIRWCGNEAGGTRDTEWNIIPYENNPHEMNSFADITGKDIGSREKLYDANFLHYQQAETNTSIREGWFYRDEDKQKVRSADDVFDMYERSVGGNSTFLLNIPPNREGKFSPEDVRVLEEVGERIKETYSTNLFADASGAEDALDNNTTTYELLNSDKKEIIIETKNNVTINRIILQEAIDKYSERVEKHAVDAWVNNAWKEIVSATNIGYKRILRFPEVTSNKFRVRVLESRLSPAISIISAHYYKTRPPQLSITRNLDGLVSFQPKKDDFGWKPHGEDVSKNINSGIEIRYTTDGSTPTKTSQIYKEPFLVYSGEVKALAFSKDEKGSVASKEIGILKKKWKVLNEDSWTSTHVGEFAIDENPTTFWMSDEKGKSHFIEIDLGKEETLKAFGYTPQTKNSNGMIEQGVIKVSNNGKSWKTFENFEFGNLINDPTPRTHYFKKPMKTRFVRIESKTIAGSKKQASIAELNFFK; from the coding sequence ATGAAAAAATGTCTTGGATTATTTGTATTTCTTTTAAGCATAGTGTCTTGTAATACATCAAAAGAAGAGTTGCCTAAAACAAGTTCTACAATTGCAATTGATGCAGATGATACGAAAGATTCTATTATTTATAAAGCGGCACATGTTGTGCCAACTAAAAATCAATATGAAGCTTTAAAAAACGAATACATTGCGTTTATCCATTTTGGTCCCAACACATTTACGCGAATGGAATGGGGAAATGGAATGGAAGATCCAAAGATTTTCGATCTTAAAAATTTAGATACAGATCAATGGTGTAAAGCTATGAAAGATGCGCAAATGAAAATGGTTGTTATAACTGTTAAGCATCATGATGGTTTTGTATTATGGCAAAGTCGTTACACAAAACATGGTATTATGTCCTCTGGTTTTAAAGATGGAAAAGGAGATGTTTTAAAAGAACTGTCTGCTTCTTGCCAGAAATACGGTTTAAAATTAGGTGTGTATTTATCGCCAGCAGATTTATATCAAATTGAAAACAAAGAAGGTCTTTATGGAAATTTAAGTAAGTACACAGATCGTGAAATTCCAAGAAAAGTTGAAGGTCGTCCATTTAAAAATAAAACAACTTTCACTTTTAATGTAGATGATTATAATGAGTATTTCTTAAATCAATTATTCGAATTATTAACAGAATATGGGCCAATTCACGAAGTTTGGTTTGATGGAGCGCATCCAAAACGAAAAGGTGGACAAAAATACAATTACATCGCTTGGAAAAAATTAATATCAACCTTAGCTCCAGAAGCCGTTATTTTTGGAAAGCAAGATATTCGTTGGTGTGGAAATGAAGCTGGAGGAACAAGAGATACAGAATGGAATATAATTCCATATGAAAACAATCCTCATGAAATGAATAGTTTCGCAGATATTACAGGAAAAGATATTGGTAGCAGAGAAAAATTATACGATGCGAATTTTTTGCATTATCAGCAAGCTGAAACAAATACTTCCATTCGAGAAGGCTGGTTTTATAGAGATGAAGACAAGCAAAAAGTAAGAAGTGCAGACGATGTTTTTGATATGTACGAACGTTCTGTAGGAGGTAATTCAACCTTTTTATTGAATATTCCACCAAATAGAGAAGGTAAATTTTCTCCAGAAGATGTTCGCGTTTTAGAAGAAGTTGGGGAACGAATTAAAGAGACATATTCAACGAATTTATTTGCAGATGCTTCTGGTGCAGAAGATGCATTAGATAATAATACAACTACATACGAATTGTTAAATTCAGATAAAAAAGAAATCATCATTGAAACAAAAAATAATGTAACAATAAATCGCATAATTTTACAAGAAGCAATTGATAAATATAGCGAACGAGTAGAAAAACATGCGGTTGATGCTTGGGTAAATAATGCTTGGAAAGAAATAGTTTCAGCTACAAATATAGGTTATAAGCGAATTTTACGATTTCCAGAAGTAACCTCTAATAAGTTTAGAGTCCGTGTTTTAGAATCTCGTTTAAGTCCTGCAATTTCTATTATTTCAGCACATTATTATAAAACGCGTCCACCACAGTTAAGTATTACAAGAAACTTGGATGGTTTGGTGAGTTTTCAACCTAAAAAAGATGATTTTGGTTGGAAACCACATGGAGAAGATGTTTCAAAAAATATAAATTCTGGAATAGAAATAAGATATACAACAGATGGAAGTACACCTACTAAAACATCACAAATTTATAAAGAACCATTTTTAGTGTATTCAGGAGAAGTAAAAGCATTGGCTTTTTCAAAAGATGAAAAAGGAAGCGTTGCTTCGAAAGAAATTGGTATTCTAAAAAAGAAATGGAAAGTTTTAAATGAAGATAGTTGGACATCTACTCACGTTGGAGAATTTGCAATCGACGAAAATCCAACTACTTTTTGGATGTCGGATGAAAAAGGAAAATCGCATTTTATTGAAATTGATTTAGGTAAAGAAGAAACCTTAAAAGCTTTTGGGTACACTCCACAAACTAAAAATTCAAACGGAATGATAGAGCAAGGAGTTATAAAAGTGAGTAATAATGGTAAATCTTGGAAAACTTTCGAAAATTTCGAGTTTGGAAACTTAATAAACGACCCAACACCAAGAACACATTATTTTAAAAAACCAATGAAAACACGTTTTGTTCGAATAGAATCAAAAACGATTGCTGGGAGTAAAAAACAAGCATCCATAGCTGAATTAAACTTTTTTAAATAA
- a CDS encoding alpha-L-fucosidase, whose amino-acid sequence MKKVIHFLVVIFITQSIISQNNYQPTKENLEARQAFQNDKFGMFIHWGVYSILGDAEWVMTNQNIKVNRYELLPSFFNPIDFDAKKIVKLAKDAGMKYITITTKHHDGFAMYHSKVSKYNIVDNTPFKRDIFRELEQECQKQGIKLYAYYSQLDWHHKDYFPRGYTGKGVGRPESGDWENYLKYQDAQIKELAENYNIAGFWFDGFWDILKEKGRTPETRKEGEDKWKIEQTYKMIHDVNPKLLIGNNHHLAPFEGEDFQMFEKDLPGKNTTGFGGLSIGDLPLETCETINHSWGFNLQDDKHKSVNDLIKYVIKAAGNNANFLLNVGPMPNGEIQKEHIMRLKAVGEWLKENGETIYGTRGGIVPATDDYVSTQKNKTLYLHVLNNEIETLKINDFKNRIKKVVLFKDKSKIKFKLKKGQLIINLPEVDKDTVDTIIEITLR is encoded by the coding sequence ATGAAAAAAGTAATACACTTTTTGGTCGTAATTTTTATTACTCAATCTATAATATCGCAAAACAATTACCAACCAACCAAAGAAAATTTAGAAGCGAGACAAGCATTTCAAAACGATAAATTTGGAATGTTTATTCATTGGGGCGTTTACAGTATTTTAGGAGATGCAGAATGGGTAATGACGAACCAAAACATTAAAGTAAATCGTTACGAATTATTACCATCTTTCTTTAATCCTATTGATTTCGATGCTAAAAAGATAGTGAAATTAGCCAAAGATGCTGGTATGAAATACATTACAATTACCACAAAACATCATGATGGTTTTGCGATGTATCATTCTAAAGTTTCGAAATACAATATTGTAGACAACACACCATTTAAAAGAGATATTTTTAGAGAATTAGAACAAGAATGCCAAAAACAAGGGATAAAATTATACGCTTATTATTCTCAGTTAGATTGGCATCATAAAGATTATTTCCCAAGAGGTTACACAGGAAAAGGAGTTGGTAGACCAGAATCTGGAGATTGGGAAAATTACTTAAAATACCAAGATGCTCAAATAAAAGAATTAGCAGAAAATTATAACATTGCTGGTTTTTGGTTCGATGGGTTTTGGGATATTTTAAAAGAAAAAGGACGTACACCTGAAACTAGAAAAGAAGGAGAGGATAAATGGAAAATTGAGCAAACTTATAAAATGATTCACGATGTAAATCCTAAATTATTAATAGGAAACAACCATCACTTAGCACCTTTTGAAGGAGAAGATTTTCAAATGTTCGAGAAAGATTTACCAGGAAAAAACACTACTGGTTTTGGTGGACTAAGTATTGGAGATTTGCCTTTAGAAACTTGTGAAACGATAAATCATTCGTGGGGTTTTAATCTTCAAGATGATAAACATAAATCTGTTAACGATTTAATTAAATATGTTATTAAAGCTGCTGGAAATAATGCTAATTTCTTATTAAACGTGGGGCCAATGCCAAATGGAGAAATCCAAAAAGAACATATTATGCGTTTAAAAGCAGTTGGAGAATGGCTAAAAGAAAATGGAGAAACAATTTATGGAACTCGTGGAGGAATTGTTCCTGCAACAGACGATTACGTGTCTACTCAAAAAAACAAAACACTTTATCTACATGTTTTAAATAATGAAATAGAAACATTAAAAATTAATGATTTTAAAAATCGTATTAAAAAAGTAGTATTATTTAAGGATAAAAGCAAGATAAAATTCAAACTCAAAAAAGGACAATTAATAATTAATCTTCCTGAAGTTGATAAGGATACTGTCGATACAATTATAGAAATTACGTTAAGATAA
- a CDS encoding CNNM domain-containing protein, translating to MTLLIIFATISIFFSFLCSILEAVLLSITPTFINLKKSEGLEYANQLEIFKKDVDKPLIAILTINTVAHTVGAILVGVQAKVAYAEMYGTEVKTILGLKITEDVMVGIVSTIMTILILVASEIIPKTIGATYWKQLANFTSKALNVMIFPLKYTGILWILQLTTKLIGGKGHGSILSRESFLVMADMAEKEGVFKENESKVIRNLLGFKEIKVNDVMTPRVVLEIADENQTIEDFYKEHKKLRFSRIPVFSENPDAVTGYFLKDNLLEAMINGNGKETLASIKRNILVTDRELSIPDLFDKLIKEKEHIALVVDEYGSVSGIVSQEDVIETLLGLEIMDESDSVADLQALARKSWENRAKRMGIIEDGNLEKNI from the coding sequence ATGACATTACTAATAATTTTTGCCACCATTTCTATATTTTTCTCTTTTCTGTGTTCTATTTTAGAAGCAGTATTATTGAGTATAACTCCTACTTTTATCAATCTTAAAAAAAGTGAAGGTTTAGAGTATGCTAATCAATTAGAAATCTTTAAAAAAGATGTAGATAAACCTTTAATTGCCATTTTAACCATAAATACAGTTGCACATACAGTTGGTGCTATTTTGGTTGGTGTACAAGCAAAAGTTGCCTATGCAGAAATGTATGGAACTGAGGTAAAAACCATTTTAGGTTTAAAAATTACTGAAGATGTAATGGTTGGTATCGTTTCTACAATTATGACGATTTTAATATTAGTGGCATCTGAAATTATACCAAAAACAATTGGTGCTACTTATTGGAAACAGTTGGCAAACTTTACTTCTAAAGCTTTAAATGTTATGATTTTTCCATTAAAGTACACAGGTATTTTATGGATTTTACAATTAACCACAAAACTAATTGGCGGAAAAGGTCATGGAAGTATTTTAAGCAGAGAAAGCTTTTTAGTAATGGCGGATATGGCTGAAAAAGAAGGTGTTTTTAAAGAAAATGAAAGCAAAGTAATTAGAAATTTATTGGGCTTTAAAGAGATAAAAGTAAATGATGTAATGACGCCAAGAGTTGTTCTAGAAATTGCTGATGAAAACCAAACGATTGAAGATTTTTACAAAGAACATAAAAAATTACGTTTCTCGAGAATTCCTGTTTTTTCTGAAAACCCAGATGCAGTTACAGGTTATTTTCTAAAAGATAATTTACTTGAAGCGATGATTAATGGAAATGGAAAAGAAACTTTGGCTTCTATAAAAAGAAATATTTTAGTGACAGATAGAGAATTATCTATCCCAGATTTGTTCGATAAACTAATCAAAGAAAAAGAACATATTGCATTGGTTGTAGATGAATATGGTTCTGTAAGCGGAATTGTTTCTCAGGAAGATGTAATTGAAACTTTATTAGGTTTAGAAATTATGGACGAAAGCGATTCTGTTGCAGATTTACAAGCCTTGGCAAGAAAGTCTTGGGAAAATCGTGCAAAAAGAATGGGAATTATTGAGGATGGAAACCTAGAAAAAAATATATAA
- the hflX gene encoding GTPase HflX: MIDAKEAISEKAVLIGIITQLQDEEKSDEYLDELEFLTETAGGVPVKRFVQKMERPNPKTFLGTGKLDEVKAYIDSHNIGTAIFDDELSPAQLRNIEKILDCKILDRTNLILDIFAQRAQTSSAKTQVELAQHQYLLPRLTRLWTHLDKQKGGIGMRGPGETEIETDRRIINDRIVLLKKKLKTIDKQMAVQRKNRGKMVRVALVGYTNVGKSTLMNVISKSDVFAENKLFATLDTTVRKVVIKNIPFLMTDTVGFIRKLPTQLVESFKSTLDEVREADLLLHVVDISHPNFEDHIASVNTILDDIKCADKPTLMVFNKIDAYQHETIDEDDLVTERTKEHYTLEDWEKTWMNDKEEESIFISALNKENLEDFKEKTYEEVKKIHIQRFPYNDFLYYEYKEEE, encoded by the coding sequence ATGATAGACGCAAAAGAAGCAATCTCCGAAAAAGCTGTATTAATAGGTATTATTACACAACTTCAAGACGAAGAAAAGTCGGACGAATATTTAGATGAATTAGAATTTTTAACAGAAACTGCAGGTGGAGTTCCCGTAAAACGTTTTGTTCAAAAAATGGAAAGACCAAATCCTAAGACTTTTTTAGGAACTGGAAAATTAGACGAAGTAAAAGCATATATAGATTCTCATAATATTGGAACTGCTATTTTCGATGACGAGTTATCACCAGCACAATTAAGAAATATCGAAAAAATTCTCGATTGTAAAATCTTAGACAGAACGAATTTAATCTTAGATATTTTCGCACAAAGAGCACAAACAAGTTCTGCAAAAACTCAGGTGGAATTGGCACAACATCAATATTTATTACCAAGATTAACCAGGCTTTGGACGCACCTTGATAAACAAAAAGGGGGAATTGGAATGCGTGGACCTGGAGAAACAGAAATAGAAACAGACAGACGTATTATTAACGATAGAATTGTACTCTTAAAAAAGAAATTAAAAACGATTGATAAACAAATGGCTGTGCAACGTAAAAACCGTGGAAAAATGGTTCGAGTTGCGTTGGTTGGTTACACAAACGTTGGAAAATCTACGTTAATGAACGTAATTAGTAAAAGTGATGTTTTTGCAGAAAACAAACTCTTTGCAACTTTAGACACAACAGTTAGAAAAGTGGTGATTAAAAACATTCCTTTTTTAATGACAGATACTGTTGGTTTTATTAGAAAATTACCAACACAATTGGTAGAATCTTTTAAATCTACATTAGATGAAGTTCGTGAAGCAGATTTATTATTGCATGTTGTAGATATTTCTCACCCAAATTTTGAAGACCATATTGCTTCTGTAAATACCATTTTAGATGATATAAAATGTGCAGACAAACCAACTTTAATGGTTTTTAATAAGATTGATGCTTACCAACATGAAACCATAGATGAAGATGATTTGGTTACAGAAAGAACAAAAGAACACTACACTTTAGAAGATTGGGAAAAAACTTGGATGAACGATAAAGAGGAAGAATCTATTTTTATTTCTGCTTTAAACAAAGAGAATTTAGAAGATTTTAAGGAAAAAACGTATGAAGAAGTGAAGAAAATTCACATTCAGCGTTTTCCTTATAACGACTTTTTATATTATGAATATAAGGAGGAAGAGTAA
- a CDS encoding endonuclease/exonuclease/phosphatase family protein: MFPSISSKKQSKKITTIAFYNVENLFDTIDDPKTLDDDYALGGKYKWNNKRYRIKIKKLGSVISQLGMNRSKNPPAIVGLVEVENAKVVEDLVNSSNLKKHPYGFVHHDSPDERGIDVALLYDKHAFELLGSKTFVLEIENEPGVRDYTRDVLKVTGNLHGELVHILVNHWPSRRDGSETTEPKRIKAAELNRTIISEITAQSFDAKIIIMGDFNDDPTSVSLQTLASDDFINPMEKLLNKEKHGTTTYNKKWNLFDQILFSKNFLEKTENKLYFKHAEVFNKKWLKVFKGKLKGSPFRTYIGPWYQGGFSDHFPVYAFLKKEN, translated from the coding sequence ATGTTCCCATCCATTTCGTCTAAAAAACAAAGTAAAAAAATTACAACTATCGCATTTTATAATGTCGAAAATTTGTTTGATACAATTGATGATCCTAAAACTCTAGATGATGATTATGCTTTAGGTGGAAAGTATAAATGGAACAATAAACGTTACAGAATAAAAATTAAAAAATTAGGCTCTGTAATTTCTCAATTAGGAATGAATCGTTCTAAAAACCCACCTGCAATTGTTGGTTTGGTTGAAGTTGAAAATGCAAAAGTAGTAGAAGATTTGGTAAATTCTTCCAACTTAAAAAAACATCCTTATGGTTTTGTGCATCACGACTCTCCTGACGAACGTGGAATTGATGTCGCTCTTTTATATGACAAACACGCTTTTGAACTTTTAGGATCAAAAACTTTTGTTTTAGAGATAGAAAATGAGCCTGGTGTAAGAGATTATACAAGAGATGTTTTAAAAGTAACCGGAAATTTACATGGAGAGCTAGTCCATATTTTAGTAAATCATTGGCCTTCCAGAAGAGATGGCTCTGAAACTACAGAACCAAAAAGAATAAAAGCAGCTGAATTAAATAGAACAATAATTTCTGAAATTACAGCACAAAGTTTTGATGCTAAAATTATAATTATGGGCGATTTTAACGACGACCCAACAAGTGTAAGTTTGCAAACTTTGGCTTCTGATGATTTTATAAATCCGATGGAAAAATTATTAAACAAAGAAAAACATGGAACTACTACTTATAATAAAAAGTGGAATTTATTCGACCAAATTTTATTTTCTAAAAACTTTTTAGAGAAGACTGAAAACAAACTTTATTTTAAACACGCAGAAGTTTTCAATAAAAAATGGCTGAAAGTATTTAAAGGAAAATTAAAAGGAAGTCCATTTAGAACTTATATTGGACCTTGGTATCAAGGTGGTTTTTCGGATCATTTTCCTGTGTATGCTTTTTTGAAAAAAGAAAATTAA
- the glpQ gene encoding glycerophosphodiester phosphodiesterase, which yields MNKKIVIAHRGASGYLPEHTMEAKAMAYAMNVDYIEQDLVLSKDNVPIVIHDIYLDDVTDVATKFTDRKREDNRYYVIDFTFEELQTLAVSERFNPKTGEQFYKNRFPKGKGNFKLHSFQQEIELIQGLNKSTGKNIGIYPEIKEPEFHKKEGKNLTEIVLKILADYGYKTKKDNCILQCFDAKELESIRKELKSDLFLVQLMEFPEEAKNLKHFATYADGIGPWYKQILDKKINDKWEFTSLVLDAHELGLKVHPYTFRADQLDEFNSFEEMMQTLLIDANVDGAFTDFPDKIVEFLK from the coding sequence ATGAACAAAAAAATAGTAATTGCTCACAGAGGCGCTTCTGGCTATTTACCTGAACATACTATGGAAGCAAAAGCAATGGCTTATGCAATGAATGTTGATTATATCGAACAAGATTTGGTGTTGAGTAAAGATAATGTTCCTATTGTAATTCATGATATTTATTTGGATGATGTTACAGATGTCGCAACCAAATTCACTGATAGAAAAAGAGAAGACAATCGTTATTATGTAATTGATTTTACGTTTGAAGAATTGCAAACTTTAGCAGTTTCCGAACGTTTTAACCCAAAAACTGGAGAGCAATTTTACAAAAACCGATTCCCAAAAGGGAAAGGAAATTTTAAATTGCATTCTTTTCAACAAGAAATAGAACTAATACAAGGTTTAAATAAATCCACTGGAAAAAATATTGGAATCTATCCAGAAATTAAAGAACCTGAGTTCCATAAAAAAGAAGGAAAAAATTTAACTGAAATTGTTTTAAAAATACTTGCTGATTATGGTTACAAAACCAAAAAAGACAATTGTATTTTACAATGTTTCGATGCGAAAGAATTGGAAAGTATTCGCAAGGAATTGAAATCCGATTTATTTTTAGTGCAACTAATGGAATTTCCAGAAGAAGCTAAAAACTTAAAACATTTTGCAACTTATGCAGATGGAATTGGACCTTGGTACAAACAAATTTTAGATAAAAAAATAAATGATAAATGGGAATTTACATCTTTGGTTTTAGATGCGCATGAATTGGGTTTAAAAGTACATCCATACACTTTTAGAGCAGACCAATTAGATGAATTTAATTCGTTTGAAGAAATGATGCAAACTTTATTAATTGATGCAAATGTAGATGGTGCATTTACAGATTTTCCTGATAAAATTGTTGAATTTTTAAAATAG
- a CDS encoding chloride channel protein, protein MPTKYKILKKVLIWRYKYISERQFVYVLSVLVGFLAGLGTFILKDLTFIIEELLEGKFIKDYHYSLYFIFPIIGLFLVYSIKKFVIKKEIGHGISTTLHSISKRNGIIERYKMFASLITAPLTVGFGGSAGLQGPAVSTGAALGSNVAQLFHMNAKTRMLLVGCATAGAMSSMFQAPIAAIIFAVEIFSLDLAFASLVPLLLASVSAVITSYFFVGTDVLFGFKLVDVFQVEDIPFYIVLAFFTGIASVYFSKMYFAITRFFARFKSPFKKLIIGGIAIGVMLYLIPPLYGEGYGLINNLLNGDTAKALNDIPYNIDLNNVYMVALMLLIIAIFKAIAMTTTFAAGGVGGIFIPTIFMGSALGNAIAKIINQLGFSVSESNFTLIGMTGLMAGVLHAPLTAIFLIAEITGGYELFVPLMLVAAISFAFTKYFISNSIYTVELAKRGELITHNKDKNVLMMMRIDKLIETNFKPITPEMTFGEMLKKSVAKSKRNIFPVLDEEKRFLGIVLLDDIRPMMFDQTQYEVATVANFMKSAPEIIFHDDTVEKVMQKFKESNAWNLPVVKNEKYIGFISKSKLLTAYRNKLIEVTS, encoded by the coding sequence ATGCCAACAAAATATAAAATACTAAAAAAGGTTTTAATTTGGAGATATAAATATATTTCTGAAAGACAATTTGTCTATGTTTTAAGTGTTTTAGTTGGGTTTTTAGCAGGTTTAGGAACCTTTATTCTAAAAGATTTAACCTTTATAATTGAAGAGTTATTAGAAGGTAAATTCATTAAAGATTACCATTATTCGCTTTATTTTATCTTTCCAATTATTGGATTGTTTTTAGTGTATTCGATTAAGAAATTTGTCATTAAAAAGGAAATAGGCCATGGAATTTCTACCACTTTACACTCCATTTCCAAAAGAAATGGTATTATAGAACGTTATAAAATGTTTGCTTCCTTAATAACAGCGCCATTAACAGTTGGTTTTGGAGGTTCTGCAGGTTTGCAAGGTCCTGCTGTAAGTACAGGAGCAGCTTTGGGTTCTAACGTTGCACAATTGTTTCACATGAATGCAAAAACCCGAATGTTATTAGTGGGTTGTGCAACTGCTGGTGCAATGTCTTCTATGTTTCAAGCACCAATTGCAGCAATTATTTTTGCTGTGGAAATCTTTAGTTTAGATTTGGCTTTTGCTTCATTAGTTCCACTATTATTGGCATCAGTTTCTGCAGTAATTACAAGTTACTTTTTTGTGGGAACAGATGTTTTATTCGGTTTTAAATTGGTAGATGTTTTTCAAGTTGAAGACATTCCGTTTTACATAGTTTTGGCTTTTTTTACAGGAATTGCCTCTGTATATTTTTCTAAAATGTACTTTGCAATTACTCGTTTTTTTGCACGATTTAAAAGTCCATTTAAAAAACTAATTATTGGAGGAATTGCGATAGGAGTTATGTTGTATTTAATTCCACCTTTGTATGGAGAAGGGTATGGCTTAATCAATAATTTATTAAATGGAGATACAGCAAAAGCGTTGAACGATATTCCATATAATATAGATTTAAATAACGTTTATATGGTTGCTTTGATGTTGCTGATTATTGCAATATTTAAAGCAATTGCAATGACAACTACATTTGCAGCTGGTGGAGTTGGTGGAATTTTTATTCCTACCATTTTTATGGGTTCTGCATTGGGAAATGCGATTGCCAAAATTATAAATCAGTTGGGTTTTTCGGTTTCTGAATCGAATTTTACTTTAATTGGTATGACTGGGTTAATGGCAGGAGTTTTACATGCGCCATTAACTGCAATTTTCTTAATTGCAGAAATTACTGGAGGTTATGAGCTTTTTGTGCCTTTAATGTTGGTTGCTGCCATTAGTTTTGCGTTTACAAAATATTTTATTTCAAATTCAATATATACAGTCGAATTAGCAAAAAGAGGAGAATTGATAACACATAATAAAGATAAAAATGTGTTAATGATGATGCGAATTGATAAGCTAATTGAAACCAATTTCAAACCAATTACACCAGAAATGACATTTGGTGAAATGCTTAAAAAATCGGTTGCAAAATCGAAACGAAATATTTTCCCGGTTTTAGATGAAGAAAAACGTTTTTTAGGAATTGTTTTGTTAGATGATATTCGCCCAATGATGTTCGATCAAACACAATATGAAGTTGCTACTGTTGCCAATTTTATGAAGTCTGCCCCAGAAATTATTTTTCATGATGATACTGTAGAAAAAGTAATGCAGAAATTTAAGGAAAGTAACGCATGGAATTTACCTGTGGTTAAAAATGAAAAGTATATTGGTTTTATTTCTAAATCGAAATTATTAACAGCTTACAGAAATAAGTTGATTGAAGTGACCAGTTAA
- a CDS encoding DUF6503 family protein, with translation MKKLITLTILFTSVISFSQEITGNQLLEKAIKFHDPNGNWETFKGELFVTMEMPKSSPRKSRIRINLPEQYFLVKAVKDTIVTEYAIHKGDCSMAINGNTKPSEKLKKKHGLSCERANLYKNYYTYLYGLPMKLKDKGTIIDKKVERKTFKGKEYLVLKATYSKEVGKDTWYFYFDPKTYAMEVYQFFKEAKDSGEYILLSGLETINGVKMPKNRAWYYNKDNGYLGTDILSVKNN, from the coding sequence ATGAAAAAACTAATTACACTTACAATCCTTTTCACTTCAGTAATTTCATTTTCTCAAGAAATTACAGGAAATCAATTATTAGAAAAAGCAATTAAATTTCACGACCCAAATGGAAATTGGGAAACCTTTAAAGGCGAACTTTTTGTAACGATGGAAATGCCTAAAAGCTCTCCAAGAAAAAGTAGAATCAGAATAAATTTACCTGAACAATATTTTTTAGTGAAAGCTGTAAAAGACACAATCGTAACAGAATATGCTATTCATAAAGGCGATTGTAGTATGGCAATTAATGGAAATACAAAACCTTCAGAAAAACTAAAAAAGAAACATGGTTTAAGTTGCGAACGTGCAAATTTGTATAAAAATTACTACACATATTTGTATGGTTTGCCAATGAAATTAAAAGATAAAGGCACAATTATCGATAAAAAAGTAGAAAGAAAAACGTTTAAAGGAAAAGAATATTTAGTATTAAAAGCTACCTATTCCAAAGAAGTTGGTAAAGATACTTGGTACTTTTATTTCGATCCAAAAACGTATGCAATGGAAGTGTATCAGTTTTTTAAAGAAGCAAAAGATAGTGGAGAATATATTTTATTATCTGGTTTAGAAACGATTAATGGTGTAAAAATGCCAAAAAATAGAGCTTGGTATTATAATAAAGACAATGGTTATTTAGGAACGGATATTTTATCAGTAAAAAATAATTAA
- a CDS encoding GTP cyclohydrolase produces the protein MIVKLAETNIKTKFGEFKETLFYNGQKESHALVMGNIEGEEDVLCRVHSSCIFAHHFNSIECDCREQMEISQQIIQKAGKGIVIWLEQEGKGNGHFALIKSIEHKKKGVPQAEAYEKVGFKKDARDFSVAAEILQALKVKSVKMLTNNPNKVSTLTDFGIVVSGIKKTEL, from the coding sequence ATGATTGTAAAATTAGCAGAAACCAACATTAAAACAAAGTTTGGCGAGTTTAAAGAAACGTTGTTTTATAATGGGCAAAAAGAATCTCATGCTTTGGTAATGGGAAATATAGAAGGAGAAGAAGATGTTTTATGCAGAGTACATTCGTCTTGTATTTTTGCACATCACTTTAATAGTATTGAATGTGATTGCAGAGAACAAATGGAAATATCCCAACAAATTATTCAGAAAGCTGGTAAAGGAATTGTTATTTGGTTAGAGCAAGAAGGAAAAGGAAATGGACATTTTGCATTGATAAAAAGTATAGAACACAAGAAAAAAGGTGTTCCACAAGCTGAAGCATATGAAAAAGTTGGTTTTAAAAAGGATGCTAGAGATTTTTCTGTTGCTGCTGAAATTTTACAAGCTTTAAAAGTGAAATCTGTAAAAATGCTAACGAATAACCCCAATAAAGTTTCCACATTAACCGATTTCGGAATTGTAGTTTCTGGAATTAAAAAAACAGAGTTATAG